CCCGTTTTTTATAAATAAAATGATTAACCAAACAAAAGCTCGGCTGAATCCTTTGTGAAAGACCTAGTAAAAGAATATGTGAGAAACTAATGAGCGGTACTCTAATAAATATTTATAGAGTTATGTACCAAGCATGGTTGTTCAGCGTGATGGATGGAGGAAGGATGGGAATTTGTGAGTGGTAGTTTGTCGAAGTAAGTGAATAGGCGGTTCATGTTCTCCTTCATGAAAACTGTTGTTCAACAATGTCCTTGTCATCGATGTAAATCCAAAGATCATCTGATTTTACGTGTTTGAGAGCATCTCGACAGAAGGGACATGATTGGGACCGAGCATACCTGAAATAAAAGTACAAGAGTTCAGCTCTCAGTGTTATAAGTCAAAAACCTTAATAATGCAATAGTACTGCTGCAAGCCTGCAATTAATTGCAGGAAAGAAAACATTCTATCGGTCTGAATTCTGCAGGCATGTCGTAGTCTCATTCAGTCATTTGCGCTAATTTCTGACTTCAAAAGGATATAAATGCAGGCAACAGATCTGTCATGAGACTCACAAAAACTTCTGAAGCGGTGTCAACGGTCTGACAGACGAACCTTCTAACCCTATATAACTGATTGACAGTCTATGcagaaaatttgtgaaaattgcAGCTTTTCGTATAAAAACAAACAGAGGGCTCGCCAGTCTTGGTAACACTTGAAACACAGCGAGTGGCAGCAATTTGATAGTACAACCTTTGCGTTCATCTCCATGCATATACCACACTCCTCTTCTAGCTCTTTCTCCAGTTTCGTGAATTCACGCCTTTCATGAAGACCATATCTTCTATACTTTGAAGAGCATAATTCCTTTTGTTTCCTTGCTTCAAATTCTGTTATTCCTGTTTGTAGTTGCAGCAGTGAAGGGAAAATCACACCTAGTAAAAAGGACGAGGCATCAGTAAAATTATCGGTGGGTAACGGTAAACATCTTAAATCAAAACTCACCGTAAaattctttaatgcttgcttgCTTTTCATGGACAAACATTGTGGTTTTCCCATCTGAATAAGTCTGCACCCACCAAAACGATAATCGATACAGTAAGCATATGGAAAGGATGCTACTGACGTAGAGGAAAAGAATCAAAGAGACAGAACCCGGCAAGAGATGAATACCATGTAAATAAGAATTCTGAGTAATCCAAGAGCACCAGCAAGGTTACAATCAGCCCACTGAACAAGAAAAAGACAGAAGTGAGCGACTGGACTGAAAGATAGTCTCATTTGAAAGCAAGCTTTGTCAGGATGCCTTTTATAACCTGATGCACTGCAACATAATAACAGGGCGCTACAGATTAGTAGTGTGATATATGCATCGTATAAGGCATCTTACACTCGCTGCACGCACCAATTCAGTGATACATATGAAACCAGACAGCATAAAATTCAAGGTCAAATTACAAAATTGAAAAGAAATCCAAGACGGGAATTCAGCTTCAGAAAATACAGATTGTTTCAGCTCACAAAACTAAATGAATCAATACTCTTCGAAAACAATGCAAGAGGAAATAAATTGTTTCAGCTCATAATCTGAATCAGAGCCAATTATCATGCAAAGCCAGTAACAAACAAGTTATCAAACCCGACTAATTCCGAGAAACCCAACAAGCAGCAAACTGAATGAATGCTGCTTGTtgaaattttcttctcttttagtCATCGCCTATTTACAGCTTCACAAATTAACAGTTTCGGCCATAATTGGTACTTAACTAAAACTTCAGAACAAATTAACAGCTAAACAGCGCAATCTCAGAACGAATAAACATCAAAATTTCTACAATTACTATGTATATAATCATCTAAACATCATCAATAAACACAGATATTCCGAATCACGCCCAATTACCAAGCAAGGTAGTCACAAAGTACCAGTTTCTGCCACAATTAATACTTCACCCAATACTATCCTTATCTCTTTTGAATGTCGTGGAGGCGCGCGATGGAGATGGACGGTGGCGGTGGCGCGTGGGGGGGGGGGACGGGATGGGAGATAGAAAGGAGAAGAATGTTGTTTGTTGACTTACATAAACCTCAGTAAAGTTCCCAGGATACTCGCTGGGTTGCTATTATTACAAGGTAAGAACCTTTTGGTTAGCGAGTCGTTCAGTGCAAGCCTGGCATCCGCCATTGATCCGGACGTTAAGGGTCGACCTCCCTGCGCGTTCCAAAACACACCGGTAAACTTCCcccaaaaagaaagaataaagcgTCAAAGTAAAAGGCGGTGTAGGTTAAACTCACAGGAAAAAATCACATGGTCAATAAGGTGCATTACGTCAAGGCACTATTGGAATCTTAAGTAAACCCATAACGATTAATTAGAGAGGTTATTCGAAAATGTATAACTGCGAATGGTGAATCCCCCTGTTCAGGAGACCCTAATCAGAAATTCCAACACCACACCGCCTCAACAATTTTCGTACAAACCAAATACCCATAAAATTCCCAACAAAGATAGAATCGGAATTAGTCAAATAGAATACGAGTTCCGCTAGAGCTGAAGAGAACTGACTtctagaaaataaaaaaaataaaaaaatgtaaAGCCAAGAAACCCTAATATCCACTAAAAAATTATCGAAATCTAGCACTTCTATTTCCTACTACAAACCCAATAACTTTATTCACACAATAATACTTCCAAATGCACCAAAAACATTCCTCTTATTTTGCGCACAGCTTTCGCACAATTTATAAATATGATATGCCATACAATAACACAAGCATTAACTCCTCATATCAATAAAGCTATCCCAGACTCATTTTCACAATAAAAGTGGCAGCCGTATTGAAAGCCGGCAACGCCGCTAGGTGCCCACAACACAAACCGGTATCTGGAAAGGGTAACTGTCTGGAAATCCATGAAACCCAAAGGAACAAAGCGCAAAAAACTCTCAAAAAGGCAAAAAAAATAGACAGGAGAGTTGAAGGAAACAGACAAGCGTTAGACGGTCACCCAATTACCAACGTTACCAACAGCAAACCTCTGGCGGTGGAAAGTACACAATGCAGGAATTATAATGTTTGAGCCCTCACCTTATAGTTACATCTAGACTTCTCTTTACCGCTCCTCGTTAACAAAGAACGCAACACTAACAAATCAGGGGCCGTCATAACTCTGTACTTCTAACCTCTACAGCCCACAAAACTGCAGATACAACAAAGACAAACCACTCAATAAAGGAAGGGCAAGAAGTCCGATGGCATCACAATAACAACAGTAATTAGCACCCATATAACATATCTAATAGTAATAAGAAAAATATAGTAATAGAAAGGATAACACCCAAAGTAGTAATATAGCAATAATAATAACACTACAAATGCCCAAACAAAGAGGTAAAAAAATTGGCTCAGGTGAAAAGATAATTAGAAGGAGCCcaatttctctccatttcctaaaaagaaatggagagacaAGTTCCTATGAAGGGTCCGGATCGTATTTTAGTAACATCTAACGGTTataaatttacgcataaaaataaaggagaaataagaatgaaggagtaattattatttaaatagattgtgagaggaaatggagagaaaggaaatggagaggatccatttccAATTAGAAGCCATACCTTTTGAAGACAAGGCTGTTTCGAGCTCCTAAAGCCTATACGGAAAAAAGGTAAAAATCAGTTCTAATATTAACGTcagaaataacaacaacaataacatcaacatcaacaacaacaacatttcTGACGTTAATACTAGGTAGTATCctgcgcttcgcgcggcctgttttaaaattttatgtttatagaagaaaaattaaataattcatatatgaccatcaatattttctcttataaatatttttttctcaattttttttaggtttaacttcaatgttttaaaataaaatacataacagatttaattaaaactaataagtgataattaattatgcatgatcaacgttttataaataaatttgtgactggtgaaatatcatattaatcaaaataaaaggtATTCGAATAATACAAAAATTAacaataagttctcaaattatatcattttcatgatactttatgtctcaaatcaattaatatttattcaaaatgttgtgaacataattttatgtaatttttaattttttatgtaatacatgtgacatttatctatcaaacatatagagtttaaactcaacttattcaaaatTTTTTATTGTGTCTTGCATGCGATATGAGTCAACATATCTatgagaaatttgcaccttttattttttttaaacaactatatataatgatgtttaagagtttacctctaaatgtaaatataataggttgaactttctcaaatattattttttgatgtttaacttcaaaatatttaaaagataacatataaaatatttaactaaaagtaatacagAGTATTTGGATAGTCATAATGAATATTTTATATTTGGcttatacatatttaattaaagatattaaataaaaatgtaacgtgttttctactttttcatgtcgttacgtttataatactatattacttaataatcattacttttgttttgattattcaaatgcactcgcgatcatTATGTACATATACGTacactcgtacacatactcgttatcacactattgaaaCCTATCAAAATTTCATAGGTATtcaatttgtccaatataatttttttcattcccagactataaaaacttatctgttagtagtttttttaaagttg
This sequence is a window from Silene latifolia isolate original U9 population chromosome 8, ASM4854445v1, whole genome shotgun sequence. Protein-coding genes within it:
- the LOC141594309 gene encoding E3 ubiquitin-protein ligase AIRP2-like, encoding MRLSFSPVAHFCLFLVQWADCNLAGALGLLRILIYMTYSDGKTTMFVHEKQASIKEFYGVIFPSLLQLQTGITEFEARKQKELCSSKYRRYGLHERREFTKLEKELEEECGICMEMNAKVVLSNCCHSLCFKCYQDWYARSQSCPFCRDALKHVKSDDLWIYIDDKDIVEQQFS